One window of the Eucalyptus grandis isolate ANBG69807.140 chromosome 8, ASM1654582v1, whole genome shotgun sequence genome contains the following:
- the LOC120286961 gene encoding NDR1/HIN1-like protein 6 produces the protein MADQQKIHLVADLESPPTVPLVPPGAPASDKATSPLHHQGRPIIIPSRPPRTRSCFCRCLCWTICLLVVLLLVVGAMAAILYAIFQPKLPNYSIQKLRITNLRLNIDLTLYAKFEVQIKANNPNKRIGIYYEKGGWLAVWYENDKLCQGSLPIFYQGHKNVTELSVWLSGKTKSGSTLMNALQEQQRTGQIPLSLNVDAPVTVKVGRLKLRKVRILGKCLLVVDSLSTNNLASIKASDCSYRLKL, from the coding sequence ATGGCGGACCAACAGAAGATTCACCTggttgcagatttggaatcacCACCCACCGTGCCTCTTGTGCCTCCTGGCGCCCCAGCTTCCGACAAGGCCACTAGCCCTCTTCACCATCAGGGTCGTCCCATCATCATCCCCTCCCGGCCGCCGAGAACCAGAAGCTGCTTCTGCAGGTGCTTGTGCTGGACAATTTGCCTCCTGGTGGTCCTACTACTTGTGGTCGGGGCCATGGCCGCGATCCTCTATGCCATATTCCAGCCGAAACTTCCGAATTATTCGATACAGAAGTTGAGGATAACCAACCTGAGGCTCAACATCGACTTGACCCTTTACGCGAAGTTTGAAGTCCAGATCAAGGCCAACAATCCGAACAAAAGGATTGGTATATACTACGAGAAGGGTGGGTGGCTAGCCGTTTGGTACGAGAATGACAAGTTATGCCAAGGTTCCTTGCCCATATTTTACCAAGGTCACAAGAACGTTACTGAGCTCAGCGTCTGGTTGAGCGGCAAGACGAAGTCTGGGAGCACATTGATGAATGCACTTCAGGAGCAGCAACGGACGGGGCAGATACCACTGAGTCTGAATGTCGACGCTCCGGTCACGGTCAAGGTCGGGAGGTTGAAGCTGAGGAAGGTGAGGATTCTGGGAAAGTGCCTGTTGGTGGTGGATAGTCTGAGTACCAACAATCTGGCCAGCATCAAGGCGAGTGACTGTAGTTACAGGTTGAAACTTTGA
- the LOC104456438 gene encoding coiled-coil domain-containing protein 12 has protein sequence MGEEDDSIEQAVAARRERLRALRAAQELLNAPSEDSAAQADDKSDGENENDEDDAQEENPSMKFRNYVPHDKQLQEGKVAPPVLPKFEDPVATEPPPAEKKDPFINIAPKKPNWDLRRDVQKKLDKLERRTQKAMYKIVQEQEKQKEKAEEDGENGASENEIKMLSPERS, from the exons ATGGGTGAGGAAGATGACTCGATCGAGCAAGCCGTTGCCGCGAGGCGAGAGAGGCTGAGGGCTCTCAGAGCTGCTCAGGAGCTGCTCAATGCCCCCAGCGAGGATTCTGCTGCTCAAGCTGATGATAAGTCGGATGGCGAGAATGAGAATGATGAGGATGACGCCCAAGAGGA AAACCCTAGCATGAAATTCCGAAACTATGTTCCTCATGATAAGCAACTTCAGGAGGGAAAGGTTGCACCACCTGTTCTACCAAAATTTGAAGATCCTGTTGCAACAGAACCTCCTCCAGCTGAAAAGAAG GACCCATTTATAAACATTGCTCCGAAAAAACCTAACTGGGACTTAAGGAGAGATGTCCAGAAGAAGCTCGATAAGCTTGAAAGACGCACACAGAAGGCAATGTATAAGATTGTCC AGGAGCAGGAGAAGCAAAAggagaaggctgaagaagatggTGAAAATGGAGCTAGCgaaaatgagatcaaaatgTTAAGTCCAGAAAGATCTTAG